One Poecile atricapillus isolate bPoeAtr1 chromosome 29, bPoeAtr1.hap1, whole genome shotgun sequence genomic window carries:
- the LOC131589757 gene encoding cytosolic purine 5'-nucleotidase-like isoform X1: MGSEGQRGPAAARGLGQGDQRALRRDCQHRIFVNRSLALEKIKCFGFDMDYTLAMYKSPDYEELAFALLLEHLVAIGYPPEILAYKYDPTFPTRGLVFDALYGNLLKVDSHGNLLVCAHGFRFLKGAEILHYYPNKFIQRDDMKRFHILNTLFNLTEAHLYACLVDFFTNCSRYVNCDTGYKHGNLFMSFRSMFQDVREAMDHVHLSGCLKEKTLENLEKYVVKDPRVPLLLSRMKEVGKVFLATNSDYTYTDAIMSYLFDFSNEDKHPQADVPQRPWRSYFDLIVVDTRKPLFFAEGTVLRQVDTDTGKLRIGTYTGPLQHCAVYSGGSSDVVCDLLGVKGKDILYMGDHIFGDILKSKKRQGWRTFLVVPELARELQVWTEKSELFEELRSLDVFLAELYQHLDSGSSERPDISSIKRRIQKVTHEMDMCYGKMGSLFRCGSRQTLFANQLMRYADLYAASFINFLYYPFSYLFRAPPVLMAHESTVEHSRLDSGDAVTALPPWLAQHGDPGQQVPQDSSGEEEDDGEA; encoded by the exons ATGGGCAGCGAGGGGCAGCGGGGCCcggcggcggctcggggcctGGGGCAGGGCGACCAGCGGGCCCTGCGGAGGGACTGCCAGCACCG GATCTTCGTCAACCGGAGCCTGGCGCTGGAGAAGATCAAGTGCTTTGGCTTTGACATGGACTACACCTTGGCCA TGTACAAGTCCCCTGACTACGAGGAGCTGGCCTTTGCCTTATTGCTGGAGCACCTTGTCGCCATTGGGTACCCTCCTGAGATCCTTGCCTACAAATATGACCCCACCTTCCCCACCCG GGGGCTGGTGTTTGATGCACTGTATGGGAACCTGCTGAAGGTGGATTCCCACGGGAACCTGCTGGTCTGTGCCCATGGCTTCCGCTTCCTCAAGGG AGCCGAAATCCTCCACTATTACCCCAACAAGTTCATCCAGCGGGATGACATGAAGCGCTTCCACATCCTCAACACCCTCTTCAACCTCACAG AGGCCCACCTCTATGCCTGTCTCGTGGACTTTTTCACCAACTGCTCCAGATATGTCAA CTGTGACACCGGCTACAAGCATGGGAATCTCTTCATGTCCTTCCGCAGCATGTTCCAGGATGTGCGTGAGGCCATGGACCATGTCCACCTCTCT GGCTGCCTCAAGGAGAAGACTCTAGAGAACCTGGAGAAATATGTGGTGAAGGAT CCCCGTGTGCCACTGCTGCTGAGCCGCATGAAGGAGGTGGGGAAGGTCTTCCTGGCCACCAACAGTGATTATACCTACACTGAT GCCATCATGTCCTACCTGTTTGACTTCAGCAATGAGGACAAG CATCCACAGGCTGACGTCCCACAGCGCCCCTGGAGGTCCTATTTCGACCTGATTGTGGTGGACACCCGCAAGCCCCTCTTCTTTGCTGAGGGCACCGTCCTGCGCCAAGTCGACACG GACACGGGGAAGCTGCGCATTGGGACATACACTGGCCCCCTCCAGCACTGTGCTGTCTACTCCGGTG GCTCCTCAGATGTGGTGTGTGACCTCCTGGGTGTGAAGGGAAAAGACATCCTCTACATGGGGGATCACATCTTTGGGGACATCCTCAAATCCAAGAAGCGGCAGGGCTGGCGCACCTTTCTGGTAGTTCCTGAGCTGGCCCGTGAGCTGCAGGTCTGGACAGAGAAGAGTG AGCTGTTTGAGGAGCTGCGGAGCCTGGATGTCTTCCTGGCTGAGCTGTACCA GCACTTGGATAGTGGCAGTAGCGAGCGCCCAGACATCAGCTCCATCAAGCGCCGGATCCAG AAAGTCACACATGAGATGGACATGTGCTATGGGAAGATGGGCAGCCTTTTCCGCTGTGGCTCACGTCAGACACTCTTTGCCAACCAGCTGATGCGCTATGCAGACCTCTATGCAGCCTCCTTTATCAACTTTCTCTATTACCCCTTCAGCTACCTTTTCCGGGCACCTCCTGTCCTG ATGGCCCACGAGTCAACGGTGGAGCACTCTCGCCTGGACTCAGGGGATGCGGTCACTGCCCTTCCTCCCTGGCTGGCCCAGCATGGTGACCCTGGCCAGCAG GTCCCCCAGGACTCgagtggggaggaggaagatgatggAGAAGCCTGA
- the LOC131589757 gene encoding cytosolic purine 5'-nucleotidase-like isoform X2, with product MGSEGQRGPAAARGLGQGDQRALRRDCQHRIFVNRSLALEKIKCFGFDMDYTLAMYKSPDYEELAFALLLEHLVAIGYPPEILAYKYDPTFPTRGLVFDALYGNLLKVDSHGNLLVCAHGFRFLKGAEILHYYPNKFIQRDDMKRFHILNTLFNLTEAHLYACLVDFFTNCSRYVNCDTGYKHGNLFMSFRSMFQDVREAMDHVHLSGCLKEKTLENLEKYVVKDPRVPLLLSRMKEVGKVFLATNSDYTYTDAIMSYLFDFSNEDKHPQADVPQRPWRSYFDLIVVDTRKPLFFAEGTVLRQVDTDTGKLRIGTYTGPLQHCAVYSGGSSDVVCDLLGVKGKDILYMGDHIFGDILKSKKRQGWRTFLVVPELARELQVWTEKSELFEELRSLDVFLAELYQHLDSGSSERPDISSIKRRIQKVTHEMDMCYGKMGSLFRCGSRQTLFANQLMRYADLYAASFINFLYYPFSYLFRAPPVLPLSGSLVHPTTDGPRVNGGALSPGLRGCGHCPSSLAGPAW from the exons ATGGGCAGCGAGGGGCAGCGGGGCCcggcggcggctcggggcctGGGGCAGGGCGACCAGCGGGCCCTGCGGAGGGACTGCCAGCACCG GATCTTCGTCAACCGGAGCCTGGCGCTGGAGAAGATCAAGTGCTTTGGCTTTGACATGGACTACACCTTGGCCA TGTACAAGTCCCCTGACTACGAGGAGCTGGCCTTTGCCTTATTGCTGGAGCACCTTGTCGCCATTGGGTACCCTCCTGAGATCCTTGCCTACAAATATGACCCCACCTTCCCCACCCG GGGGCTGGTGTTTGATGCACTGTATGGGAACCTGCTGAAGGTGGATTCCCACGGGAACCTGCTGGTCTGTGCCCATGGCTTCCGCTTCCTCAAGGG AGCCGAAATCCTCCACTATTACCCCAACAAGTTCATCCAGCGGGATGACATGAAGCGCTTCCACATCCTCAACACCCTCTTCAACCTCACAG AGGCCCACCTCTATGCCTGTCTCGTGGACTTTTTCACCAACTGCTCCAGATATGTCAA CTGTGACACCGGCTACAAGCATGGGAATCTCTTCATGTCCTTCCGCAGCATGTTCCAGGATGTGCGTGAGGCCATGGACCATGTCCACCTCTCT GGCTGCCTCAAGGAGAAGACTCTAGAGAACCTGGAGAAATATGTGGTGAAGGAT CCCCGTGTGCCACTGCTGCTGAGCCGCATGAAGGAGGTGGGGAAGGTCTTCCTGGCCACCAACAGTGATTATACCTACACTGAT GCCATCATGTCCTACCTGTTTGACTTCAGCAATGAGGACAAG CATCCACAGGCTGACGTCCCACAGCGCCCCTGGAGGTCCTATTTCGACCTGATTGTGGTGGACACCCGCAAGCCCCTCTTCTTTGCTGAGGGCACCGTCCTGCGCCAAGTCGACACG GACACGGGGAAGCTGCGCATTGGGACATACACTGGCCCCCTCCAGCACTGTGCTGTCTACTCCGGTG GCTCCTCAGATGTGGTGTGTGACCTCCTGGGTGTGAAGGGAAAAGACATCCTCTACATGGGGGATCACATCTTTGGGGACATCCTCAAATCCAAGAAGCGGCAGGGCTGGCGCACCTTTCTGGTAGTTCCTGAGCTGGCCCGTGAGCTGCAGGTCTGGACAGAGAAGAGTG AGCTGTTTGAGGAGCTGCGGAGCCTGGATGTCTTCCTGGCTGAGCTGTACCA GCACTTGGATAGTGGCAGTAGCGAGCGCCCAGACATCAGCTCCATCAAGCGCCGGATCCAG AAAGTCACACATGAGATGGACATGTGCTATGGGAAGATGGGCAGCCTTTTCCGCTGTGGCTCACGTCAGACACTCTTTGCCAACCAGCTGATGCGCTATGCAGACCTCTATGCAGCCTCCTTTATCAACTTTCTCTATTACCCCTTCAGCTACCTTTTCCGGGCACCTCCTGTCCTG CCTCTCTCTGGGAGCCTTGTCCACCCCACCACAGATGGCCCACGAGTCAACGGTGGAGCACTCTCGCCTGGACTCAGGGGATGCGGTCACTGCCCTTCCTCCCTGGCTGGCCCAGCATGGTGA
- the LOC131589757 gene encoding cytosolic purine 5'-nucleotidase-like isoform X4 yields MGSEGQRGPAAARGLGQGDQRALRRDCQHRIFVNRSLALEKIKCFGFDMDYTLAMYKSPDYEELAFALLLEHLVAIGYPPEILAYKYDPTFPTRGLVFDALYGNLLKVDSHGNLLVCAHGFRFLKGAEILHYYPNKFIQRDDMKRFHILNTLFNLTEAHLYACLVDFFTNCSRYVNCDTGYKHGNLFMSFRSMFQDVREAMDHVHLSGCLKEKTLENLEKYVVKDPRVPLLLSRMKEVGKVFLATNSDYTYTDAIMSYLFDFSNEDKDTGKLRIGTYTGPLQHCAVYSGGSSDVVCDLLGVKGKDILYMGDHIFGDILKSKKRQGWRTFLVVPELARELQVWTEKSELFEELRSLDVFLAELYQHLDSGSSERPDISSIKRRIQKVTHEMDMCYGKMGSLFRCGSRQTLFANQLMRYADLYAASFINFLYYPFSYLFRAPPVLMAHESTVEHSRLDSGDAVTALPPWLAQHGDPGQQVPQDSSGEEEDDGEA; encoded by the exons ATGGGCAGCGAGGGGCAGCGGGGCCcggcggcggctcggggcctGGGGCAGGGCGACCAGCGGGCCCTGCGGAGGGACTGCCAGCACCG GATCTTCGTCAACCGGAGCCTGGCGCTGGAGAAGATCAAGTGCTTTGGCTTTGACATGGACTACACCTTGGCCA TGTACAAGTCCCCTGACTACGAGGAGCTGGCCTTTGCCTTATTGCTGGAGCACCTTGTCGCCATTGGGTACCCTCCTGAGATCCTTGCCTACAAATATGACCCCACCTTCCCCACCCG GGGGCTGGTGTTTGATGCACTGTATGGGAACCTGCTGAAGGTGGATTCCCACGGGAACCTGCTGGTCTGTGCCCATGGCTTCCGCTTCCTCAAGGG AGCCGAAATCCTCCACTATTACCCCAACAAGTTCATCCAGCGGGATGACATGAAGCGCTTCCACATCCTCAACACCCTCTTCAACCTCACAG AGGCCCACCTCTATGCCTGTCTCGTGGACTTTTTCACCAACTGCTCCAGATATGTCAA CTGTGACACCGGCTACAAGCATGGGAATCTCTTCATGTCCTTCCGCAGCATGTTCCAGGATGTGCGTGAGGCCATGGACCATGTCCACCTCTCT GGCTGCCTCAAGGAGAAGACTCTAGAGAACCTGGAGAAATATGTGGTGAAGGAT CCCCGTGTGCCACTGCTGCTGAGCCGCATGAAGGAGGTGGGGAAGGTCTTCCTGGCCACCAACAGTGATTATACCTACACTGAT GCCATCATGTCCTACCTGTTTGACTTCAGCAATGAGGACAAG GACACGGGGAAGCTGCGCATTGGGACATACACTGGCCCCCTCCAGCACTGTGCTGTCTACTCCGGTG GCTCCTCAGATGTGGTGTGTGACCTCCTGGGTGTGAAGGGAAAAGACATCCTCTACATGGGGGATCACATCTTTGGGGACATCCTCAAATCCAAGAAGCGGCAGGGCTGGCGCACCTTTCTGGTAGTTCCTGAGCTGGCCCGTGAGCTGCAGGTCTGGACAGAGAAGAGTG AGCTGTTTGAGGAGCTGCGGAGCCTGGATGTCTTCCTGGCTGAGCTGTACCA GCACTTGGATAGTGGCAGTAGCGAGCGCCCAGACATCAGCTCCATCAAGCGCCGGATCCAG AAAGTCACACATGAGATGGACATGTGCTATGGGAAGATGGGCAGCCTTTTCCGCTGTGGCTCACGTCAGACACTCTTTGCCAACCAGCTGATGCGCTATGCAGACCTCTATGCAGCCTCCTTTATCAACTTTCTCTATTACCCCTTCAGCTACCTTTTCCGGGCACCTCCTGTCCTG ATGGCCCACGAGTCAACGGTGGAGCACTCTCGCCTGGACTCAGGGGATGCGGTCACTGCCCTTCCTCCCTGGCTGGCCCAGCATGGTGACCCTGGCCAGCAG GTCCCCCAGGACTCgagtggggaggaggaagatgatggAGAAGCCTGA
- the LOC131589757 gene encoding cytosolic purine 5'-nucleotidase-like isoform X3, translated as MVTFRIFVNRSLALEKIKCFGFDMDYTLAMYKSPDYEELAFALLLEHLVAIGYPPEILAYKYDPTFPTRGLVFDALYGNLLKVDSHGNLLVCAHGFRFLKGAEILHYYPNKFIQRDDMKRFHILNTLFNLTEAHLYACLVDFFTNCSRYVNCDTGYKHGNLFMSFRSMFQDVREAMDHVHLSGCLKEKTLENLEKYVVKDPRVPLLLSRMKEVGKVFLATNSDYTYTDAIMSYLFDFSNEDKHPQADVPQRPWRSYFDLIVVDTRKPLFFAEGTVLRQVDTDTGKLRIGTYTGPLQHCAVYSGGSSDVVCDLLGVKGKDILYMGDHIFGDILKSKKRQGWRTFLVVPELARELQVWTEKSELFEELRSLDVFLAELYQHLDSGSSERPDISSIKRRIQKVTHEMDMCYGKMGSLFRCGSRQTLFANQLMRYADLYAASFINFLYYPFSYLFRAPPVLMAHESTVEHSRLDSGDAVTALPPWLAQHGDPGQQVPQDSSGEEEDDGEA; from the exons ATGGTAACCTTCAGGATCTTCGTCAACCGGAGCCTGGCGCTGGAGAAGATCAAGTGCTTTGGCTTTGACATGGACTACACCTTGGCCA TGTACAAGTCCCCTGACTACGAGGAGCTGGCCTTTGCCTTATTGCTGGAGCACCTTGTCGCCATTGGGTACCCTCCTGAGATCCTTGCCTACAAATATGACCCCACCTTCCCCACCCG GGGGCTGGTGTTTGATGCACTGTATGGGAACCTGCTGAAGGTGGATTCCCACGGGAACCTGCTGGTCTGTGCCCATGGCTTCCGCTTCCTCAAGGG AGCCGAAATCCTCCACTATTACCCCAACAAGTTCATCCAGCGGGATGACATGAAGCGCTTCCACATCCTCAACACCCTCTTCAACCTCACAG AGGCCCACCTCTATGCCTGTCTCGTGGACTTTTTCACCAACTGCTCCAGATATGTCAA CTGTGACACCGGCTACAAGCATGGGAATCTCTTCATGTCCTTCCGCAGCATGTTCCAGGATGTGCGTGAGGCCATGGACCATGTCCACCTCTCT GGCTGCCTCAAGGAGAAGACTCTAGAGAACCTGGAGAAATATGTGGTGAAGGAT CCCCGTGTGCCACTGCTGCTGAGCCGCATGAAGGAGGTGGGGAAGGTCTTCCTGGCCACCAACAGTGATTATACCTACACTGAT GCCATCATGTCCTACCTGTTTGACTTCAGCAATGAGGACAAG CATCCACAGGCTGACGTCCCACAGCGCCCCTGGAGGTCCTATTTCGACCTGATTGTGGTGGACACCCGCAAGCCCCTCTTCTTTGCTGAGGGCACCGTCCTGCGCCAAGTCGACACG GACACGGGGAAGCTGCGCATTGGGACATACACTGGCCCCCTCCAGCACTGTGCTGTCTACTCCGGTG GCTCCTCAGATGTGGTGTGTGACCTCCTGGGTGTGAAGGGAAAAGACATCCTCTACATGGGGGATCACATCTTTGGGGACATCCTCAAATCCAAGAAGCGGCAGGGCTGGCGCACCTTTCTGGTAGTTCCTGAGCTGGCCCGTGAGCTGCAGGTCTGGACAGAGAAGAGTG AGCTGTTTGAGGAGCTGCGGAGCCTGGATGTCTTCCTGGCTGAGCTGTACCA GCACTTGGATAGTGGCAGTAGCGAGCGCCCAGACATCAGCTCCATCAAGCGCCGGATCCAG AAAGTCACACATGAGATGGACATGTGCTATGGGAAGATGGGCAGCCTTTTCCGCTGTGGCTCACGTCAGACACTCTTTGCCAACCAGCTGATGCGCTATGCAGACCTCTATGCAGCCTCCTTTATCAACTTTCTCTATTACCCCTTCAGCTACCTTTTCCGGGCACCTCCTGTCCTG ATGGCCCACGAGTCAACGGTGGAGCACTCTCGCCTGGACTCAGGGGATGCGGTCACTGCCCTTCCTCCCTGGCTGGCCCAGCATGGTGACCCTGGCCAGCAG GTCCCCCAGGACTCgagtggggaggaggaagatgatggAGAAGCCTGA